In Cherax quadricarinatus isolate ZL_2023a chromosome 38, ASM3850222v1, whole genome shotgun sequence, a single genomic region encodes these proteins:
- the LOC128690691 gene encoding zinc finger protein 84, with translation MSVHTEQKLNQECIKKFPEESQRVSLLKAQTEERPYQCSECLKTFAKKKNLMKHLRVHIGDRPHQCIVCQKSFSRKSNLITHLRVHTGERPYHCSECLKTFSSKSQLNSHLRVHTRVKPYQCSECLRTFLSKSRLITHFREHTGVEPYQCSECLKTFSKKSNLMHMRVRIRKKPFHCSECLKVFSEKSNLIQHLRVHTGEKPYQCSECLKVLSDRSSLTQHMRVHTGERPHQCSECLKAFSIKKDLIRHLRVHTGEKPYQCSECLKAFSSKSHLIRHLRVHTGEKPYQCSECLKVFSHKSDLTKHLRVHTGEKPYKCSECLKCFSDKSYLTKHLKVHTGEKPYQCLECLKSFSHKSALTKHLRIHTGEKPYQCSECLKAFSQKGSLTKHFRVHTREKQQATSSLQDGA, from the coding sequence ATGAGTGTTCACACAGAACAGAAACTAAATCAAGAGTGTATTAAAAAATTTCCTGAAGAATCACAACGAGTTTCTCTCTTGAAAGCTCAGACAGAAGAGAGACCttatcagtgctcagagtgtctaaaaaCCTTTGCAAAAAAGAAAAATCTAATGAAACATCTGAGAGTTCATATAGGAGATAGACCTCATCAATGTATAGTGTGTCAAAAAAGCTTTTCAAGAAAATCGAATCTAATCACTCACTTGagagttcatacaggagagagGCCTTATcattgttcagagtgtttaaagaCCTTTTCCAGCAAGTCACAACTTAATAGTCATTTAAGAGTTCATACAAGAGTGAAAccgtatcagtgttcagagtgtctaaggaCGTTTTTAAGCAAATCTCGACTAATAACCCACTTCAGGGAACATACAGGAGTGGAACCTTATCAGTGTTCGGAGTGTCTAAAGACCTTTTCAAAAAAATCAAATCTAATGCACATGAGAGTTCGTATTAGAAAGAAGCCATTTCATTGTTCCGAATGTCTAAAAGTCTTTTCAGAAAAATCAAATCTAATACAACACCTGAGAGTTCATACaggagaaaaaccatatcagtgttcagagtgtctaaaggTTTTGTCAGACAGATCAAGCCTAACACAGCACATGAGGGTTCATACAGGAGAGAGACCTCACCAGTGCTCAGAGTGTCTGAAGGCCTTTTCAATAAAAAAAGATCTAATAAGGCACCTGAGAGTTCATACaggagaaaaaccatatcagtgttcagagtgtctaaaagCTTTTTCGAGTAAATCACATCTAATCCGCCACTTGagagttcatacaggagagaaaccttatcagtgttcagaatgtctaaaGGTATTTTCCCATAAAAGTGATCTAACAAAACACTTGagagttcatacaggagagaaaccatataaGTGTTCTGAGTGTCTAAAGTGTTTCTCAGACAAATCATATCTAACAAAGCACCTGAAggttcatactggagagaaaccatatcaatgtttaGAGTGTCTGAAGTCATTTTCCCATAAAAGTGCTTTAACAAAACACTTgagaattcatacaggagagaaaccttatcagtgttcagagtgcttAAAGGCATTTTCCCAAAAAGGTTCTTTAACAAAACACTTTAGAGTTCATACAAGAGAGAAACAACAGGCCACCAGCTCTCTTCAAGATGGAGCTTGA